One window of Stenotrophomonas indicatrix genomic DNA carries:
- a CDS encoding type B 50S ribosomal protein L31, with amino-acid sequence MKADIHPNYRDVVFHDVTSDFKILTRSTMSTKETIKWEDGNDYPLVKVEISSASHPFYTGKHKVIDTSGRIDKFQKRYAR; translated from the coding sequence ATGAAGGCCGATATCCATCCGAACTACCGCGACGTCGTCTTCCATGACGTCACCTCCGATTTCAAGATCCTGACCCGCTCGACCATGAGCACGAAGGAAACCATCAAGTGGGAAGACGGCAACGACTACCCGCTGGTGAAGGTTGAAATTTCCTCGGCTTCGCATCCGTTCTACACGGGCAAGCACAAGGTCATCGACACCTCGGGCCGTATCGACAAGTTCCAGAAGCGCTACGCGCGCTGA
- a CDS encoding nucleoside hydrolase — protein MTKKIPLLIDTDPGVDDALALLMAFADERHDVVALTIAAGNVGLQYTVRNALKLCDIVGRTDVPVFAGSPDPLLHPSVDAAHVHGRDGYGDVDLPPPSRQADAEHAALAILRLSHQHAGELMLVMLGPLTNLALALKLDPTLPQRIKRIVVMGGAVTCHGNITPAAEFNIAFDPEAAHVVFTAFPHLLVSDWEATVAHGLPLAEAEQWLGADSDRARFYELISRKTRGLSEDSKGGRWYTADALAMAWALNPEGQLQVESRPVNVELNGTFSRGATIVDWNRQSGQPDNCDLLMAYDQERFEALVRQALGAD, from the coding sequence ATGACCAAGAAGATCCCGCTGTTGATCGATACCGACCCCGGTGTCGACGACGCACTGGCCCTGCTGATGGCCTTCGCCGATGAACGGCATGACGTGGTCGCCCTGACCATCGCCGCCGGCAACGTAGGCCTGCAGTACACCGTCCGCAACGCCCTCAAGCTCTGCGACATCGTCGGCCGCACCGACGTGCCGGTGTTCGCCGGCAGCCCCGATCCGCTGCTGCATCCGTCCGTTGACGCCGCCCACGTGCATGGCCGCGATGGCTACGGCGACGTCGACCTGCCGCCGCCGAGCCGCCAGGCCGACGCCGAACACGCCGCATTGGCGATCCTGCGTTTGTCGCACCAACATGCCGGCGAACTGATGCTGGTGATGCTCGGCCCGCTGACCAACCTGGCGCTGGCGCTGAAGCTCGACCCGACGCTGCCCCAGCGTATCAAGCGCATCGTGGTGATGGGCGGCGCAGTCACCTGCCACGGCAACATCACCCCCGCCGCCGAATTCAACATCGCCTTCGATCCGGAAGCAGCGCATGTGGTGTTCACCGCGTTCCCGCACCTGCTGGTGTCGGACTGGGAAGCCACCGTTGCCCACGGCCTGCCGTTGGCCGAAGCCGAGCAGTGGCTGGGCGCCGATTCTGATCGTGCGCGCTTCTACGAGCTGATCTCGCGCAAGACCCGTGGCCTGTCTGAAGACAGCAAGGGCGGGCGCTGGTACACCGCCGATGCGCTGGCCATGGCCTGGGCGTTGAACCCGGAAGGGCAGCTGCAGGTCGAGTCGCGACCGGTGAATGTGGAACTGAACGGAACGTTCAGCCGTGGCGCGACCATCGTGGACTGGAACCGTCAGAGCGGCCAGCCGGACAACTGCGACCTGCTGATGGCCTACGACCAGGAGCGTTTCGAGGCCCTGGTACGCCAGGCCCTGGGCGCGGACTGA
- the recG gene encoding ATP-dependent DNA helicase RecG produces the protein MARKAAVTPALAPSGEASLAMLAGVGPAVAAKLQARGLATLQDLWLHLPLRYEDRTRLTLIEDLRNGIPAQVEVRVVAVERGMRYRPMLKVAVEDEGQGTLVLRFFHFRQQQVGQFAVGNRLRCFGTPKPGHLGLEIVHPSYQVLGRNDDPDLGDRLDPVYPTVEGVGPMTMRKLIGQALDRLPEESTLELLPTGWLDGLGLPSLRSALLTVHQPPPDADLAALAAGTHPAQRRLAMEELLAHHLSLRRQRIALQAHHAPPLAGPGKLAKALLKQLPFALTGAQARVFKQIREDLARPSPMLRLVQGDVGSGKTVVAALAAMLAVEQGKQVALAAPTELLAEQHLNNLRGWLEPLGVRIAWLAGKVTGKARAKVMEQVANGEAQVVVGTHALMQEAVVFQDLALAIVDEQHRFGVHQRLALRDKGKGGNNVPHQLVMTATPIPRTLAMSEYADLDVSAIDELPPGRTPVQTVALNNDRRPELIERIALACQEGRQVYWVCTLIEESEELDATPAQATYESLQALLPGVRVGLVHGRLKAAEKLATMVAFKAGDIDLLVATTVIEVGVDVPNASLMVIENAERLGLAQLHQLRGRVGRGSAVSRCVLLYQAPLSQMARERLQTMRETNDGFVIAEKDLELRGPGELLGTRQTGLAGFRIADLARDAGLLPGVHELAERLLAQQPALADRVVQRWIGTAVRYASA, from the coding sequence GTGGCACGCAAGGCGGCGGTCACCCCGGCACTGGCACCGTCCGGTGAAGCATCGCTTGCGATGCTCGCCGGCGTCGGTCCGGCCGTGGCCGCCAAGCTGCAGGCGCGTGGTCTGGCCACCCTGCAGGATCTGTGGCTGCACCTGCCGCTGCGCTATGAAGACCGCACCCGGCTGACCCTTATCGAAGACCTGCGCAACGGCATTCCAGCGCAGGTGGAAGTGCGGGTGGTCGCCGTCGAACGCGGCATGCGCTACCGGCCGATGCTGAAAGTGGCAGTGGAGGATGAAGGGCAGGGCACCCTGGTGCTGCGCTTCTTCCATTTCCGCCAGCAGCAGGTCGGTCAGTTCGCGGTCGGCAATCGCCTGCGCTGCTTCGGTACGCCCAAGCCCGGGCACCTGGGGTTGGAGATCGTCCATCCCAGTTACCAGGTGTTGGGGCGCAATGACGATCCCGATCTCGGCGACCGCCTCGACCCGGTGTATCCCACCGTCGAAGGCGTCGGCCCGATGACCATGCGCAAGCTGATCGGCCAGGCGCTTGATCGCCTGCCGGAAGAAAGCACGCTGGAACTGCTGCCCACCGGCTGGCTTGATGGCCTCGGCCTGCCATCGCTGCGCAGCGCGCTGCTGACCGTGCATCAGCCGCCGCCGGATGCAGACCTGGCCGCACTCGCTGCCGGCACCCATCCAGCGCAGCGCCGGCTGGCGATGGAAGAACTGCTGGCGCACCACCTCAGCCTGCGTCGCCAGCGCATTGCGCTGCAGGCGCATCACGCGCCGCCGCTGGCCGGCCCCGGCAAGCTGGCCAAGGCGCTGTTGAAGCAACTGCCATTCGCACTGACCGGCGCGCAGGCGCGCGTGTTCAAGCAGATCCGCGAAGACTTGGCGCGCCCCAGCCCAATGCTGCGGCTGGTGCAGGGTGATGTCGGCTCGGGCAAGACCGTGGTTGCCGCGTTGGCGGCGATGCTGGCGGTGGAGCAGGGCAAGCAGGTCGCACTGGCTGCCCCCACTGAACTGCTGGCCGAGCAGCATCTCAACAACCTGCGCGGCTGGCTGGAACCGCTGGGCGTACGCATTGCCTGGCTGGCCGGCAAGGTCACCGGCAAGGCGCGCGCGAAGGTGATGGAACAGGTCGCCAATGGCGAGGCGCAGGTGGTGGTCGGTACCCACGCGCTGATGCAGGAAGCGGTGGTGTTCCAGGATCTGGCCCTGGCCATCGTCGATGAGCAGCACCGCTTCGGCGTGCATCAACGGCTTGCGCTGCGCGACAAGGGCAAGGGCGGCAACAACGTGCCACACCAGCTGGTGATGACCGCCACGCCGATTCCGCGCACGCTGGCGATGTCCGAGTATGCCGACCTGGATGTATCGGCCATCGACGAACTGCCGCCGGGCCGTACGCCGGTGCAGACCGTGGCACTGAACAACGATCGTCGTCCGGAGTTGATCGAGCGCATCGCCCTGGCCTGCCAGGAAGGGCGGCAGGTGTACTGGGTGTGCACGCTCATCGAAGAAAGTGAAGAACTGGATGCCACGCCCGCGCAGGCCACCTACGAATCGCTGCAGGCGCTGCTGCCCGGCGTGCGCGTGGGGCTGGTGCATGGCCGGCTGAAAGCGGCCGAGAAGCTGGCGACGATGGTCGCGTTCAAGGCCGGCGACATCGACCTGCTGGTCGCGACCACCGTCATTGAAGTGGGTGTGGACGTGCCCAACGCCTCGCTGATGGTGATCGAGAATGCCGAGCGCCTGGGCCTGGCCCAGCTGCACCAGCTGCGTGGCCGCGTAGGCCGTGGTTCAGCGGTGTCGCGCTGCGTGCTGCTGTATCAGGCGCCGCTTTCGCAGATGGCGCGCGAACGCCTGCAGACCATGCGCGAGACCAACGACGGGTTCGTCATCGCCGAGAAGGATCTGGAACTGCGCGGTCCCGGCGAACTGCTGGGCACCCGCCAGACAGGTCTGGCCGGTTTCCGCATCGCCGATCTGGCCCGCGATGCGGGCCTGCTGCCGGGAGTGCATGAGCTGGCCGAACGCCTGCTGGCGCAGCAACCGGCGCTTGCAGATCGCGTGGTGCAGCGCTGGATCGGCACCGCCGTGCGGTACGCCTCGGCCTGA